Proteins encoded by one window of Xanthomonas sp. DAR 80977:
- a CDS encoding helix-turn-helix transcriptional regulator, with translation MSPAPTLSLRSYGRDSTSHQHGHVQLVLPLHGTLELEVDGRGGYLDRFRAAVVAPHARHAQSALDANRFLIVDCAAEAFGDDALARLQRRPFLDLPPPLQDLLAAQAPHPELDVAHARAGASVLAWLQADTAPRGWNRLQTLCRRIEAAPGQHWPVQRMAETAHLSVSRLHALFREALGRTPQDWLSARRLDWVRRQLAHGAQPIAQLALDSGYADQSALTRALRRATGHTPAAYRQRHRSPAVPPEQ, from the coding sequence ATGTCGCCCGCCCCCACCCTGAGCCTTCGCAGCTACGGCCGCGACAGCACCTCCCATCAGCATGGCCACGTGCAGCTCGTGCTGCCGCTGCACGGCACGCTGGAACTCGAAGTGGACGGCCGCGGCGGCTATCTGGACCGATTCCGCGCCGCCGTGGTCGCACCGCATGCCCGGCATGCGCAGTCCGCGCTGGACGCCAATCGCTTCCTGATCGTCGATTGCGCCGCGGAGGCCTTCGGCGACGACGCGCTGGCGCGCCTGCAGCGACGGCCGTTCCTGGACCTGCCCCCGCCCTTGCAGGACCTGCTCGCCGCCCAGGCGCCACACCCCGAGCTCGACGTGGCCCACGCCCGGGCTGGCGCCAGCGTGCTGGCCTGGCTGCAGGCGGACACGGCGCCACGCGGCTGGAACCGGCTGCAGACGCTGTGCCGGCGCATCGAAGCCGCACCCGGCCAGCACTGGCCGGTGCAACGCATGGCGGAGACGGCGCACCTGAGCGTGAGCCGCCTGCATGCCCTGTTCCGCGAGGCGCTGGGGCGCACGCCGCAGGACTGGCTGTCGGCCCGGCGGCTGGACTGGGTGCGCCGGCAACTGGCGCACGGCGCGCAACCGATCGCGCAACTGGCGCTGGACAGCGGCTATGCCGACCAGAGCGCGCTGACCCGCGCGCTGCGCCGCGCGACCGGGCACACGCCCGCCGCCTATCGCCAGCGCCATCGCAGCCCGGCCGTGCCGCCGGAACAGTAG
- a CDS encoding DMT family transporter translates to MRKRLWAGVGSGMAAGALWGLVFLAPQLLAGFSPLQLSVSRYLAYGTVAALVLAPRWRRATGALGAAEWWALLRLSLLGNIVYYVLLGSAVQWAGGAATALIIGLLPVVVTVLGSRAAGAMRLRRLAAPCALCVVGVLLVAAQTLVDAPHAQTSVGTRAAGLACAVGALACWAAYSIRNAHWLTQRPDISGRDWSLLTGVVTGALALALAIPAFAFGHGHAATDWARFWGIAIVLAVFASVIGNACWNRASRLLPLTLVGQMIVFETVFALLYGFLWEARWPTSLEALAIACLLAGVLWCAWLHAPPEAQASRNLG, encoded by the coding sequence ATGCGCAAGCGTTTGTGGGCAGGAGTGGGCAGCGGCATGGCCGCGGGCGCGTTGTGGGGACTGGTGTTCCTGGCGCCGCAACTGCTCGCCGGGTTCTCGCCGCTGCAGCTGTCGGTGTCGCGCTACCTGGCCTACGGCACGGTCGCCGCGCTGGTGCTCGCGCCACGCTGGCGCCGCGCCACCGGCGCGCTCGGCGCCGCGGAATGGTGGGCGCTGCTGCGGCTGAGCCTGCTCGGCAACATCGTCTACTACGTGCTGCTGGGCAGCGCGGTGCAATGGGCCGGCGGCGCGGCCACCGCGCTGATCATCGGCCTGCTACCGGTGGTGGTGACGGTGCTCGGTTCGCGCGCGGCCGGGGCGATGCGGCTGCGCCGGCTGGCCGCGCCGTGCGCGCTGTGCGTGGTCGGGGTGCTGCTGGTGGCGGCGCAGACCCTGGTCGATGCGCCGCATGCGCAGACCAGCGTGGGCACGCGAGCGGCGGGGCTGGCCTGCGCGGTCGGCGCGCTGGCGTGCTGGGCGGCGTATTCGATCAGGAACGCGCACTGGCTCACGCAGCGGCCCGACATCTCCGGGCGCGACTGGTCGCTGCTCACCGGCGTGGTCACCGGCGCCTTGGCCCTGGCGCTGGCGATCCCGGCCTTCGCGTTCGGGCACGGGCACGCGGCGACGGATTGGGCGCGGTTCTGGGGCATCGCGATCGTGCTGGCGGTGTTCGCCTCGGTGATCGGCAACGCCTGCTGGAACCGCGCCAGCCGGCTGCTGCCGCTGACCCTGGTCGGGCAGATGATCGTGTTCGAAACCGTGTTCGCACTGCTCTACGGCTTCCTGTGGGAAGCGCGCTGGCCCACGTCGCTGGAAGCGCTGGCGATCGCCTGCCTGCTCGCCGGCGTGCTGTGGTGCGCCTGGTTGCATGCGCCACCGGAAGCGCAGGCCAGCCGCAACCTGGGTTAA
- a CDS encoding STN domain-containing protein → MAPSSAPSQPAAAAPAPAVAPAAATVQGKCDTVPDHAYDLPAARFDETAQQLAHATGCGIVYDDPSLSPLQVHAVKGRISIRQAIHQAIDGTAIQVKQETADTIAVGHR, encoded by the coding sequence ATGGCGCCGTCTTCCGCGCCGTCCCAGCCCGCCGCGGCGGCGCCTGCGCCGGCAGTTGCACCGGCGGCGGCGACGGTCCAAGGCAAGTGCGACACCGTGCCCGACCACGCCTACGACCTGCCCGCCGCGCGCTTCGACGAAACCGCACAGCAGCTGGCCCACGCCACCGGCTGCGGCATCGTCTACGACGACCCGTCGCTGTCGCCGCTGCAGGTCCATGCGGTGAAGGGCCGGATCAGCATCCGCCAGGCGATCCACCAGGCCATCGACGGCACCGCGATCCAGGTCAAGCAGGAAACCGCCGATACGATCGCCGTCGGCCACCGCTAG
- a CDS encoding nucleoside deaminase, translated as MLYAQVHLTLPAWIHDAVDPQAVYPGDADKVALAVELSRLNVDAGSGGPFGAAVFGPDHRIISVGVNRVVPQTTSLAHAENMAYMLAQQRLQTPRLNAALSPVTLATSAQPCCQCYGATIWAGIDRLLIGASAEDVMALTPFDEGPLPADWIGELERRGIEVVRGLHRDAACAVLRRYGELDSPRY; from the coding sequence ATGCTCTACGCGCAAGTCCACCTCACCCTTCCCGCCTGGATCCACGACGCGGTCGATCCGCAGGCGGTCTATCCCGGCGACGCCGACAAGGTGGCGCTGGCGGTGGAACTGTCGCGGCTGAACGTGGACGCCGGCAGCGGCGGTCCGTTCGGCGCGGCGGTGTTCGGCCCGGACCACCGCATCATCTCGGTCGGGGTGAACCGGGTGGTGCCGCAGACCACCTCGCTGGCGCACGCCGAGAACATGGCCTACATGCTCGCGCAGCAGCGCCTGCAGACGCCGCGGCTGAACGCGGCGCTGTCGCCGGTGACCCTGGCGACCTCGGCGCAGCCGTGCTGCCAGTGCTATGGCGCCACCATCTGGGCCGGCATCGACCGCCTGCTGATCGGCGCCAGCGCCGAGGACGTGATGGCGCTGACCCCGTTCGACGAAGGCCCGCTGCCGGCGGACTGGATCGGCGAACTCGAGCGCCGCGGCATCGAAGTGGTGCGCGGCCTGCATCGCGACGCTGCCTGCGCGGTGCTGCGCCGCTACGGCGAGCTCGACAGCCCCCGCTACTGA
- the rlmM gene encoding 23S rRNA (cytidine(2498)-2'-O)-methyltransferase RlmM — protein sequence MNGLLCYCRQGFEPELAAELNDRAARAELPAYARTERNSGYALLLCETALPPRAMPWRGLIFARQKLRLLAELRELDPADRIGPMLQALSGHSRFGDLWVEHPDSDEGKQLSGLARSFGNALRPALRKAGLLSDKPQPKLPRLHVCFLAGTHALLAVADSDDSAPWPLGIPRLKLLSEAPSRSALKLEEALLALLAPDEREALLKPGMRAADLGAAPGGWTWVLTRQHLHVTSVDNGPLRQHVLDSGLVDHLRADGFHWKPPQALDWMVCDMVEQPRRVAERMGTWFREGWCRHAIFNLKLPMKKRWDETQLCLDLFAERAERPLQIRAKQLYHDREEITVLAMSS from the coding sequence CTGAACGGCCTGCTGTGCTACTGCCGGCAAGGCTTCGAGCCCGAACTGGCGGCCGAGCTGAACGACCGCGCCGCGCGCGCCGAACTGCCGGCCTATGCGCGCACCGAGCGCAACAGCGGCTACGCGCTGCTGCTCTGCGAGACCGCCCTGCCGCCGCGCGCGATGCCGTGGCGCGGGCTGATCTTCGCGCGGCAGAAACTGCGCCTGCTGGCCGAACTGCGCGAGCTGGATCCCGCCGACCGGATCGGCCCGATGCTGCAGGCGCTGAGCGGGCACAGCCGCTTCGGCGACCTGTGGGTCGAACACCCCGACTCGGACGAAGGCAAGCAGCTGTCCGGCCTGGCGCGCAGTTTCGGCAACGCGCTGCGCCCGGCGCTGCGCAAGGCCGGCCTGCTCAGCGACAAACCGCAGCCGAAGCTGCCGCGCCTGCACGTGTGCTTCCTCGCCGGCACCCACGCCTTGCTGGCCGTCGCCGACAGCGACGACAGCGCGCCGTGGCCGCTGGGCATCCCGCGCCTGAAACTGCTGTCGGAGGCGCCCTCGCGCTCGGCGCTGAAACTGGAAGAAGCGCTGCTGGCGCTGCTGGCGCCGGACGAGCGCGAGGCGCTGCTCAAGCCCGGCATGCGCGCCGCCGACCTGGGCGCCGCGCCCGGCGGCTGGACCTGGGTATTGACCCGCCAGCACCTGCACGTGACCAGCGTCGACAACGGCCCGCTGCGCCAGCACGTGCTCGACAGCGGCCTGGTCGATCACCTGCGCGCCGACGGCTTCCACTGGAAGCCGCCGCAGGCATTGGACTGGATGGTCTGCGACATGGTCGAGCAGCCGCGCCGCGTCGCCGAGCGCATGGGCACCTGGTTCCGCGAAGGCTGGTGCCGGCACGCGATCTTCAACCTCAAGCTGCCGATGAAGAAGCGCTGGGACGAGACCCAGCTGTGCCTGGACCTGTTCGCCGAGCGCGCCGAGCGCCCGCTGCAGATCCGCGCCAAGCAGCTGTACCACGACCGCGAAGAGATCACCGTGCTGGCGATGTCGAGCTGA
- a CDS encoding Gfo/Idh/MocA family protein, translated as MSLSSPNRRRVLLAGLSAAGAGLLGSPLLAAPRGKPKKPLGVALVGLGDYASTRLAPGLALTRHCRLAGIVTGSPHKIPQWQARYRIPDRNVYSYDELERIADNPDIDVVYVVTPTHLHAPLTLRAAAAGKHVWCEKPMAMHADEAQSMIAACARNKVRLSIGYRMQHEPNTRRIIALAGERPFGAMRSVRAEAGYNGYGDTDPAQRPWRLRAQFGGGAMYDMGVYPLNAARYTVGAEPLAVSATRSTDRPALFDEVDEHMQFKLEFPHEVLADCATSFGRTMNRLRAECERGWYELAPFQSYDGIRGSASDGRVFDAKVRHQQALQMDEDALAILGGTPLRAPGEEGLRDMRVIDAIHRSAREGGKRIVL; from the coding sequence ATGTCGCTGTCCTCGCCGAATCGTCGCCGTGTGCTGCTCGCCGGCCTGTCCGCGGCGGGCGCCGGCCTGCTGGGATCGCCGCTGTTGGCCGCTCCGCGCGGCAAGCCGAAGAAACCGCTGGGGGTGGCGCTGGTCGGATTGGGCGATTACGCCAGCACGCGCCTGGCGCCGGGCCTGGCGCTGACCAGGCACTGCCGGCTGGCCGGCATCGTCACCGGCTCGCCGCACAAGATTCCGCAGTGGCAGGCGCGCTACCGCATTCCCGATCGCAACGTCTACAGCTACGACGAGCTGGAGCGCATCGCCGACAACCCGGACATCGACGTGGTCTACGTGGTCACGCCCACCCATCTGCATGCGCCGCTGACCTTGCGCGCGGCGGCCGCCGGCAAGCACGTGTGGTGCGAGAAGCCGATGGCGATGCATGCCGACGAGGCGCAATCGATGATCGCCGCCTGCGCGCGCAACAAGGTGCGGCTGAGCATCGGCTATCGCATGCAGCACGAGCCGAACACGCGGCGGATCATCGCGCTGGCCGGCGAGCGCCCGTTCGGCGCGATGCGCAGCGTGCGCGCCGAGGCCGGCTACAACGGCTATGGCGACACCGACCCGGCGCAGCGGCCGTGGCGGCTGCGCGCGCAGTTCGGCGGCGGCGCGATGTACGACATGGGCGTGTATCCGCTCAACGCGGCGCGCTACACGGTCGGCGCCGAGCCGCTGGCGGTCAGCGCCACCCGCAGCACCGACCGGCCGGCGCTGTTCGACGAGGTCGACGAGCACATGCAGTTCAAGCTGGAATTCCCGCACGAGGTGCTCGCCGACTGCGCCACCAGCTTCGGCCGCACCATGAACCGGCTGCGCGCCGAGTGCGAGCGCGGCTGGTACGAGCTGGCGCCGTTCCAGAGCTACGACGGCATCCGCGGCAGCGCCAGCGACGGACGCGTGTTCGATGCCAAGGTGCGCCATCAGCAGGCGCTGCAGATGGACGAGGACGCACTGGCGATCCTCGGCGGCACGCCGCTGCGCGCGCCGGGCGAGGAAGGCCTGCGCGACATGCGCGTGATCGATGCGATCCACCGTTCGGCGCGCGAGGGCGGCAAGCGCATCGTGCTGTAG
- a CDS encoding SMP-30/gluconolactonase/LRE family protein, which yields MLLRLPSLAAAGASLLLACAAYAAPATDTAPFHARDLVGDGVFTHGIEGPASGPDGALYVVNFGHDGSIGRVAVAADGRATAALFVDLPAGSIGNGIRFDRAGRMYVADYARHRILRIAPDSKRIEVYATLPGAFQPNDIAMAPDGTLYASDPDWKGDGGQLWRIDRDRSAHLIETGMGTTNGIEVSPDGKRLYVNESVQRKLWVYDRAGDGTLSDKRLLLAFPDFGLDGMRCDADGNLYLARYDAGKVLVIDPAGRILHTIATKGRKPTNVAFGGKDGRDVYVTLQDRGAIETFRSDRPGREYGR from the coding sequence ATGCTCCTTCGCCTGCCGTCGCTCGCCGCCGCCGGCGCCTCGTTGCTGCTGGCCTGCGCCGCGTACGCCGCGCCCGCAACGGACACGGCGCCGTTCCACGCCCGCGACCTGGTCGGCGACGGCGTGTTCACCCACGGCATCGAAGGCCCGGCCAGCGGTCCGGACGGCGCGCTGTACGTGGTCAACTTCGGCCACGACGGCAGCATCGGCCGGGTCGCCGTCGCTGCCGATGGCCGCGCGACGGCGGCGCTGTTCGTGGACCTGCCCGCCGGCAGCATCGGCAACGGCATCCGCTTCGATCGCGCAGGGCGCATGTACGTGGCCGACTACGCCCGGCACCGGATCCTGCGCATCGCGCCGGACAGCAAGCGCATCGAGGTCTATGCCACGTTGCCCGGCGCGTTCCAGCCCAACGACATCGCGATGGCACCGGACGGCACCCTGTACGCCAGCGACCCGGACTGGAAAGGCGACGGCGGCCAGCTGTGGCGCATCGACCGCGACCGCAGCGCGCACCTGATCGAGACCGGCATGGGCACCACCAACGGCATCGAGGTCAGCCCCGACGGCAAGCGCCTGTACGTCAACGAGAGCGTGCAGCGCAAGCTGTGGGTCTACGACCGCGCCGGCGACGGCACGCTGTCCGACAAGCGCCTGCTGCTGGCGTTCCCGGATTTCGGCCTGGACGGCATGCGCTGCGATGCCGACGGCAATCTGTACCTGGCCCGCTACGACGCCGGCAAGGTGCTGGTGATCGATCCCGCCGGCAGGATCCTGCACACGATCGCGACCAAGGGCCGCAAGCCCACCAACGTGGCCTTCGGCGGCAAGGACGGGCGCGACGTCTACGTGACCCTGCAGGACCGCGGCGCGATCGAGACCTTCCGCAGCGATCGGCCCGGGCGCGAATACGGGCGTTAG
- a CDS encoding EF-hand domain-containing protein yields the protein MHHRLSLLVAGLLATAIGAAAAQNLQATSSAITEPLRDVPASVVLAQPLSSGEVTHQVRLDVPHGEAPVTVRTVQPDHVAGNYRIDFDALDSDHDGYISRSEAQANPALADEFDSLDPQRRGRLSREQLAGWLK from the coding sequence ATGCACCACCGTTTGTCCCTCCTCGTCGCCGGCCTGCTCGCCACCGCCATCGGCGCGGCCGCCGCGCAGAACCTGCAAGCCACCTCCAGCGCCATCACCGAACCGTTGCGCGACGTGCCGGCGAGCGTGGTGCTGGCGCAGCCGCTGAGCAGTGGCGAGGTGACCCACCAGGTGCGGCTCGACGTCCCGCACGGCGAGGCGCCGGTCACCGTGCGCACGGTCCAGCCCGACCACGTCGCCGGCAACTACCGCATCGACTTCGACGCGCTGGACAGCGACCACGACGGCTACATCAGCCGCAGCGAAGCGCAGGCCAACCCGGCGCTGGCCGACGAATTCGACTCGCTGGACCCGCAACGCCGCGGGCGCCTGAGCCGCGAACAGCTGGCCGGCTGGCTGAAGTAG